The Streptomyces achromogenes genome window below encodes:
- a CDS encoding C40 family peptidase translates to MGTGKRGLLAAAVTVVCAVSVLGAPGAAFASPNPPPTPAPSAGSSTPALPSTATNKDLEAVRTQLEALYHDAAVATDAYNAAEEAAQKQSAEIVELAKKIVAGQKKLDDLKDRAGAAARAQYRTGGLPDEAQLVLSDDPSEFLDGAGRVRQGQRATKGLIGQLTQVQQDLEQYSKDASAQWQKLEAGRKTKAAAQKKIEKQIAAAEKLESRLEKKEKERLEQLEAQVAQKAQTAWLDTGILKEIDSAASVQGKAAVRFATAQMGKPYVWGAEGPRSFDCSGLTSEAWKSAGRPIPRTSQEQWKQLPHVAVQDMRPGDLIIYFGDASHVAMYVGDGAIIHAPRPGRTVTLAGAGTMPILGVVRPDA, encoded by the coding sequence ATGGGAACGGGGAAGCGCGGCCTGCTCGCCGCAGCTGTGACCGTGGTCTGCGCGGTCTCCGTGCTGGGGGCGCCCGGCGCGGCGTTCGCCAGCCCGAACCCCCCGCCGACGCCTGCGCCGTCGGCGGGTTCGTCGACCCCCGCGCTTCCCTCGACCGCCACCAACAAGGACCTCGAGGCCGTCCGCACCCAGCTCGAAGCGCTGTACCACGACGCCGCGGTGGCGACCGACGCCTACAACGCGGCCGAGGAGGCGGCGCAGAAGCAGTCCGCGGAGATCGTCGAGCTGGCCAAGAAGATCGTCGCGGGCCAGAAGAAGCTGGACGACCTCAAGGACCGCGCGGGCGCCGCCGCCCGCGCCCAGTACCGCACGGGCGGCCTGCCCGACGAGGCACAGCTGGTGCTGAGCGACGACCCGTCGGAGTTCCTCGACGGCGCGGGCCGGGTCCGCCAGGGCCAGCGCGCGACCAAGGGTCTGATCGGCCAGCTGACGCAGGTCCAGCAGGACTTGGAGCAGTACTCCAAGGACGCCTCCGCCCAGTGGCAGAAGCTGGAGGCGGGCCGCAAGACCAAGGCGGCGGCCCAGAAGAAGATCGAGAAGCAGATCGCCGCGGCGGAGAAGCTCGAGTCCCGGCTGGAGAAGAAGGAGAAGGAGCGCCTCGAGCAACTGGAGGCGCAGGTCGCACAGAAGGCGCAGACCGCCTGGCTGGACACCGGCATCCTCAAGGAGATCGACAGCGCGGCGTCCGTACAGGGCAAGGCGGCCGTGCGGTTCGCCACCGCGCAGATGGGCAAGCCGTACGTGTGGGGCGCCGAGGGACCGAGGAGCTTCGACTGCTCAGGCCTGACCTCCGAGGCCTGGAAGAGCGCCGGACGGCCGATACCCCGCACCTCGCAGGAGCAGTGGAAGCAGTTGCCGCACGTCGCCGTCCAGGACATGCGCCCCGGCGACCTGATCATCTACTTCGGCGACGCCAGCCACGTCGCGATGTACGTGGGCGACGGCGCGATCATCCACGCCCCGCGCCCGGGCCGCACGGTCACGCTCGCGGGCGCGGGCACGATGCCGATCCTCGGGGTGGTCCGGCCGGACGCGTGA
- a CDS encoding PP2C family protein-serine/threonine phosphatase produces the protein MPVPVPRQRAIPAVESGQAQAVPAVGGPSEEEAGRGEEQACRHETTVANDTVPSGAHHAARDGAHPHPQAGAHRNTRDGALNVAPADGVHPGVNTAGVSAPGVAVTGVTAPGAAATTAGAAHTPLTLLLIEDDPTAAPIFRDLPDSDGRPIRVRTARNLTEAERLLTDDVHCILLDIALPVPGRTAAAAGDDELAVLRHVLRLAPRHAVLALTASGDAERGAEAVRVGAQDYLFKDELDGRLLSRAIRYAVERKRSDTAERRLAEGKLRAQENARLERGLLPTPLLEGSPLRFAARYRPGRSRALLGGDFYDTVRTPDGTVHAMIGDVCGHGPDEAALGVELRIAWRALTLAGLCGDQLLNTLQQVLEHERDDDEIFATLCTVDIAPDGRRAGLCLAGHPAPLIARPDRPARLLPYDNNGPALGLLPGARWPRMQVELGAEWSLMLYTDGLIEGRIGEGRERLGQDGMVEMIRRQLAEGLSGEALLRAAVSEVRELNGGELTDDVAVVLLDRVP, from the coding sequence ATGCCCGTACCCGTACCGCGGCAGAGAGCGATCCCGGCCGTGGAAAGTGGTCAGGCGCAGGCCGTGCCCGCAGTCGGCGGCCCCTCCGAGGAAGAAGCCGGTCGCGGGGAAGAGCAAGCCTGCCGCCACGAGACGACGGTGGCGAACGACACCGTCCCCTCCGGCGCGCACCACGCCGCGCGCGACGGAGCACACCCGCACCCGCAGGCCGGCGCGCACCGGAACACGCGTGACGGAGCGCTCAACGTTGCGCCCGCGGACGGCGTCCACCCTGGCGTGAACACCGCAGGCGTCAGCGCGCCCGGCGTCGCCGTGACCGGCGTCACCGCTCCGGGTGCGGCCGCGACCACGGCGGGCGCCGCGCACACTCCCCTCACGCTGCTGCTGATCGAGGACGACCCCACGGCCGCGCCGATCTTCCGCGACCTGCCCGACTCGGACGGCAGGCCGATCCGGGTCCGCACCGCCCGCAACCTCACCGAGGCCGAGCGGCTGCTCACCGACGACGTGCACTGCATCCTGCTCGACATCGCGCTGCCCGTGCCGGGCCGCACGGCCGCGGCCGCCGGTGACGACGAGCTCGCCGTGCTGCGGCACGTGCTGCGGCTCGCTCCTCGGCACGCCGTGCTCGCGCTCACCGCCTCCGGCGACGCCGAGCGCGGCGCCGAGGCCGTGCGCGTGGGCGCACAGGACTACCTCTTCAAGGACGAGCTGGACGGCCGTCTGCTGAGCCGCGCGATCCGGTACGCGGTGGAGCGGAAACGTTCCGACACGGCCGAGCGGCGGCTCGCCGAGGGCAAACTGCGCGCGCAGGAGAACGCCCGCCTGGAGCGCGGCCTGCTGCCCACGCCGCTGCTGGAGGGCTCCCCGCTGCGGTTCGCCGCCCGCTACCGCCCCGGCCGCTCGCGCGCCCTGCTCGGCGGCGACTTCTACGACACCGTCCGCACACCCGACGGCACCGTGCACGCCATGATCGGCGACGTCTGCGGGCACGGCCCGGACGAGGCCGCGCTCGGCGTGGAGCTGCGCATCGCATGGCGGGCGCTGACCCTGGCGGGCCTGTGCGGGGACCAGCTGCTGAACACGCTGCAGCAGGTGCTGGAGCACGAGCGCGACGACGACGAGATCTTCGCGACGCTGTGCACGGTGGACATCGCGCCCGACGGCCGCCGGGCGGGCCTGTGCCTGGCCGGCCACCCGGCGCCGCTGATCGCCCGCCCGGACCGGCCCGCGCGCCTGCTGCCGTACGACAACAACGGCCCCGCGCTCGGCCTGCTGCCGGGTGCCCGCTGGCCGCGGATGCAGGTCGAGCTGGGCGCGGAGTGGAGCCTGATGCTGTACACCGACGGCCTCATCGAGGGGCGGATCGGCGAGGGCAGGGAACGGCTCGGCCAGGACGGCATGGTGGAGATGATCCGCCGCCAGCTCGCCGAGGGGCTCAGCGGGGAGGCGCTGCTGCGCGCCGCGGTGAGCGAGGTGCGCGAGCTCAACGGGGGCGAGCTGACGGACGACGTCGCGGTGGTCCTGCTGGACCGGGTGCCGTAG
- a CDS encoding class I SAM-dependent methyltransferase: MTSRAPNRPVGTVTRGTTNPNRLRRMDRWIAATHGPDLRRAADPVAVDLGYGAAPWTAVELLGRLRSVAPRARVVGVEIEPARVAAARPYEREGLAFRHGGFEIPVSRRPHLVRAANVLRQYDEGEVAAVWRRLCARLAPAEAATGFRGGLLVEGTCDEIGRRHVWVALGPEGPRTVTFATRLGSLQRPSDLAERLPKALIHRNVPGEPVHAFLRDFDRAWAAAAPFASYGARQRWMRAVRDLTADWPVTDGPTRWRQGEVTVRWAALAPRD; encoded by the coding sequence ATGACGTCCCGCGCCCCGAACCGCCCCGTGGGCACGGTCACGCGCGGCACGACGAACCCCAACCGGCTGCGCCGCATGGACCGCTGGATCGCCGCGACGCACGGCCCCGACCTGCGCCGGGCCGCCGATCCCGTCGCCGTCGACCTCGGTTACGGGGCCGCGCCCTGGACCGCCGTCGAACTGCTGGGGCGACTGCGCTCAGTCGCGCCACGCGCGCGTGTCGTGGGCGTCGAGATCGAACCGGCCCGAGTGGCGGCCGCGCGGCCGTACGAGCGCGAGGGGCTGGCCTTCCGGCACGGAGGGTTCGAGATCCCGGTCTCCCGGCGGCCGCACCTGGTGCGCGCCGCCAACGTGCTGCGCCAGTACGACGAGGGCGAGGTCGCCGCGGTCTGGCGGCGGCTGTGCGCGCGGCTCGCGCCGGCCGAGGCGGCGACCGGGTTCCGCGGCGGCCTGCTCGTCGAGGGGACCTGTGACGAGATCGGGCGCCGGCACGTGTGGGTGGCGCTGGGACCGGAAGGCCCCCGCACGGTCACCTTCGCGACCCGGCTGGGCTCCCTGCAACGGCCCTCGGATCTCGCGGAGCGGCTGCCCAAGGCCCTGATCCACCGCAACGTCCCGGGCGAGCCCGTGCACGCCTTCCTGCGCGACTTCGACCGCGCCTGGGCGGCCGCCGCGCCGTTCGCGTCGTACGGCGCCCGGCAGCGGTGGATGCGCGCGGTACGGGACCTGACGGCCGACTGGCCGGTGACGGACGGGCCGACGCGCTGGCGACAGGGCGAAGTGACGGTGCGCTGGGCGGCGTTGGCGCCGCGGGACTGA
- a CDS encoding DUF2516 family protein, producing MAGFAGLMWLLYLAMLAFAVVALVMAALFRDDAYRAADKQNKGFWLIILGIAVAVNLLVPMLFLQLAGLVASIVFFVDVRPALRQVSGGGWGRRRGGSSSDGPYGPYNGGR from the coding sequence CTTCGCGGGGCTGATGTGGCTGCTCTACCTCGCCATGTTGGCTTTCGCCGTGGTGGCACTGGTGATGGCCGCGCTGTTCCGTGACGACGCGTACCGCGCCGCCGACAAGCAGAACAAGGGCTTCTGGCTGATCATCCTCGGCATCGCGGTCGCGGTGAACCTTCTGGTGCCGATGCTCTTCCTGCAGCTCGCGGGCCTCGTCGCCTCGATCGTCTTCTTCGTGGACGTCCGTCCGGCCCTCCGGCAGGTCTCGGGCGGCGGCTGGGGCCGCCGGCGCGGCGGAAGCAGCAGCGACGGCCCGTACGGCCCGTACAACGGCGGACGCTAG